The following coding sequences are from one Salinicoccus sp. Bachu38 window:
- a CDS encoding RecX family transcriptional regulator, with protein sequence MQIKKVALLKNSMYEIHMDDGTSFKAHEESVVKYRLIPERVLESDEYQQVLEAIQYDQAYVKALGYISYKLRSESEMRKYLADDYHPEMIDRTILRLREEGYVNDANYAKALKNTMVATTDKGPFALERELKKHRIDEEIIRENVDAFSGEVDAGRMNKLKDKQLKRHKGSYRQFRMKLAEKLYQKGYGKEHVGMIDFEDDFDETSHFDKDFEKYLNKYRKKETGHALKQKLIQALMRKGYGYDLIQEKLGGIDDETFEHYDET encoded by the coding sequence ATGCAGATAAAGAAAGTGGCGCTTCTGAAAAACAGCATGTATGAAATACACATGGATGACGGTACTTCATTCAAGGCACATGAGGAGTCGGTGGTGAAGTACCGGCTGATTCCGGAACGCGTGCTTGAATCGGATGAATACCAGCAGGTGCTTGAGGCCATCCAGTATGACCAGGCCTATGTCAAAGCACTCGGCTATATCAGCTACAAGCTGCGTTCCGAGTCGGAGATGAGGAAGTACCTGGCAGATGACTATCATCCCGAAATGATCGACAGGACCATCCTCAGACTCAGGGAGGAAGGGTATGTCAATGACGCCAATTATGCCAAAGCGCTGAAAAACACCATGGTGGCCACGACGGACAAGGGACCTTTTGCGCTGGAGCGGGAACTGAAGAAGCATCGCATCGATGAGGAGATCATCAGGGAGAATGTGGACGCTTTCAGCGGGGAAGTGGATGCCGGGCGCATGAACAAGCTCAAAGACAAGCAGCTGAAGAGGCACAAAGGATCCTATCGCCAGTTCAGGATGAAGCTGGCTGAGAAGCTGTACCAGAAAGGATATGGCAAGGAGCATGTCGGAATGATCGATTTTGAAGATGATTTTGACGAAACTTCGCATTTCGACAAGGATTTTGAGAAATACTTAAATAAATACCGGAAAAAGGAAACAGGCCATGCCCTGAAGCAGAAGCTGATACAGGCGCTCATGAGGAAAGGGTATGGCTATGATCTGATCCAGGAAAAGTTAGGCGGTATAGATGATGAGACCTTTGAACACTATGACGAGACGTGA
- a CDS encoding acyl-CoA thioesterase, whose protein sequence is MEKKMSESYTVKTSNVMPPDTNNHHTLYGGRLMAYIDDVAAIAARRHSRSKVVTASIDSVDFLEPIHLGDVVILEALVTHTGKSSMEILVKVSKETLENGTDKKLAAFSFLTFVALDDDLNPLEVPGLIPDNERLKWLDETGEERSEHRRHRRERSKALREFFATDLFD, encoded by the coding sequence ATGGAAAAGAAAATGTCGGAATCCTATACGGTGAAGACGTCAAATGTCATGCCACCGGATACGAACAACCATCACACGCTTTACGGAGGCAGGCTGATGGCATACATAGATGACGTTGCAGCGATTGCTGCACGCCGTCACTCGAGGTCGAAGGTGGTGACGGCTTCGATAGACTCGGTCGATTTTCTGGAACCCATCCATCTGGGGGACGTGGTCATCCTCGAAGCGCTCGTGACCCATACGGGAAAATCGTCCATGGAAATTCTGGTCAAAGTGTCGAAGGAGACGCTTGAGAACGGTACCGACAAGAAACTTGCCGCTTTCAGCTTCCTCACTTTCGTTGCACTGGATGATGACCTCAACCCCTTGGAAGTGCCGGGGCTGATCCCCGATAACGAGCGCCTGAAATGGCTCGATGAAACAGGAGAAGAACGTTCGGAGCACCGTCGTCACAGAAGGGAACGCTCCAAAGCACTGCGGGAGTTCTTTGCGACAGATCTTTTTGACTAG
- a CDS encoding aminopeptidase, with protein MTQFEAKLARYADLLVDVGLNVQRDGRVFIRGAQDALPLIRLVTEKAYQKGAKEVKVVLSDDRLTQLHAEYQSKEELSTIHQWSIDERMFYSDEKAGFLSITSSSPELLKDADPEKLQAMQVASGRAFKDFSNRIQSDYHSWCVAGYPSVEWAKLVFPDKDDEGAVDALMDLIFYTVRADLEDPVSAWQKHDETLHEKVDYLNGRKYSALRYEAPGTDLTIGLPKGHLWAGASSLNADGEKFMANMPTEEVFSVPERTRVDGHVSNTLPLSHGGNVIDDFKLTFKDGKVVDFEAGRGYEVLKNILDTDEGARRLGEVALVPDDSPISNAGKLFYNTLFDENASCHIALGSAYAFCIEGGKSMSREELEEAGLNDSITHVDFMIGSNQLNIYGITDEGEEEKVFEKGNWAF; from the coding sequence ATGACACAATTTGAAGCGAAACTTGCAAGATATGCAGATCTTCTGGTGGATGTCGGACTCAACGTCCAACGTGATGGCCGCGTCTTCATCAGGGGCGCACAGGATGCGCTGCCGCTGATCAGGCTCGTAACCGAGAAGGCCTATCAGAAAGGGGCGAAGGAAGTGAAGGTCGTACTGTCCGATGACAGGCTGACCCAGCTGCACGCCGAGTACCAGTCGAAGGAGGAACTGAGTACGATACATCAGTGGTCGATCGATGAACGGATGTTCTATTCCGACGAAAAGGCCGGATTCCTGAGCATCACTTCCTCTTCCCCTGAGCTGTTGAAGGATGCGGATCCCGAGAAGCTGCAGGCAATGCAGGTGGCCTCAGGCCGGGCCTTCAAAGATTTCTCCAACCGCATCCAGTCGGATTATCACAGCTGGTGCGTGGCAGGCTATCCTTCTGTCGAGTGGGCGAAGCTGGTCTTTCCCGACAAGGACGATGAGGGAGCTGTCGACGCGCTGATGGACCTTATCTTCTATACTGTCCGTGCAGACCTCGAAGATCCTGTATCCGCATGGCAGAAGCATGACGAAACACTTCATGAAAAGGTCGACTACCTGAATGGCAGGAAGTACAGTGCCCTCAGATATGAAGCACCGGGGACGGACCTTACAATCGGTCTGCCGAAGGGGCATCTGTGGGCCGGTGCCTCCAGCCTGAACGCGGACGGCGAGAAGTTCATGGCGAACATGCCGACCGAAGAAGTGTTCAGTGTACCGGAGAGGACACGGGTGGATGGCCATGTCTCCAACACGCTGCCGCTCAGTCATGGCGGCAATGTGATCGATGATTTCAAGCTGACGTTCAAGGATGGCAAAGTTGTGGACTTCGAAGCGGGCAGGGGATATGAAGTGCTCAAGAATATTCTTGATACGGATGAAGGTGCGAGGCGCCTGGGTGAAGTGGCGCTTGTGCCGGATGATTCACCGATATCCAATGCGGGTAAATTATTCTACAACACTCTGTTTGATGAGAATGCATCCTGCCATATCGCCCTTGGCAGTGCCTATGCATTCTGCATCGAAGGGGGCAAGTCCATGTCCCGCGAAGAACTGGAAGAAGCAGGCCTCAACGATTCCATCACCCATGTCGACTTCATGATCGGTTCCAATCAATTGAACATATACGGCATCACCGATGAAGGCGAGGAAGAGAAAGTATTCGAAAAGGGCAACTGGGCGTTTTAA
- a CDS encoding DUF1128 family protein has protein sequence MNKADMLKDIEESLNVVNKGLFNPDDFDDENTEEIREIHEMVTGRNQITAIEQSAIIEELSKLRK, from the coding sequence ATGAATAAGGCAGATATGCTGAAGGATATAGAAGAATCGCTGAATGTAGTAAACAAGGGGCTTTTCAATCCGGATGATTTCGATGATGAAAATACGGAGGAGATCAGGGAGATACATGAAATGGTGACGGGCAGGAACCAGATAACGGCCATCGAGCAGTCGGCGATCATCGAAGAGCTGTCAAAACTGAGAAAGTAA
- a CDS encoding YtxH domain-containing protein — protein sequence MENKLIPAVLIGALVGAGLSLIDKNTRNSVLSRSKDLKYYAQNPDEAKEKLSSDSGQSSKLQSLKDEAMFWKETIEEIRQNNPELEESIKDAKDTFQKKREQKQVNQ from the coding sequence ATGGAAAACAAATTGATACCTGCCGTTCTTATTGGAGCGCTAGTAGGTGCTGGACTCAGCCTGATTGACAAAAATACAAGGAACTCTGTACTCAGCCGCTCGAAGGACTTGAAATACTATGCCCAGAACCCGGATGAAGCGAAGGAGAAACTTTCCTCGGATTCCGGACAGTCTTCAAAATTGCAGTCATTGAAGGATGAAGCAATGTTCTGGAAGGAAACAATCGAAGAAATCAGACAGAACAACCCTGAACTGGAAGAATCCATCAAGGATGCGAAAGACACATTCCAGAAGAAGCGTGAACAAAAGCAAGTGAATCAATAA
- a CDS encoding YihY/virulence factor BrkB family protein, whose translation MANKSSSSDYLNQAKQENKEEKAKKSKNKSGETFVEDVEFKSKTSKKPDEAFYVSKINKPAKYKENPNFFQSLMFQFSKDNTSGMAAQLAYYFLLAIFPLLIFLLTLVPLFQIDQQMITQFIQDYAPSQISDMLEGVISDVMSGSSGGLLSVGLIVTLWSASNGMTALMNSFNVAYDVEDNRNFFVAKSLSIVFTIILSLSVLLTFVLIVFGEQIGNLMFGTIGLDQQFQTVWSWVRSLLPVLLVFIVFVVIYTTAPNIKLQIKAVIPGAIFTTIAFLLASWGFSIYTSNFSNYNATYGAISGVIILILWLYITGIIIILGAQINAIMHKRAMRKQREGNANNESTA comes from the coding sequence ATGGCTAATAAATCGAGCAGTTCGGACTATCTGAATCAGGCCAAACAGGAAAATAAAGAAGAAAAAGCCAAAAAGTCGAAAAACAAGAGTGGAGAAACTTTCGTCGAAGACGTAGAGTTCAAATCCAAGACTTCCAAGAAACCCGATGAAGCCTTCTACGTTTCGAAAATCAACAAGCCTGCCAAGTATAAGGAAAATCCAAACTTCTTCCAAAGTCTCATGTTCCAATTTTCAAAGGATAATACATCCGGGATGGCAGCCCAGCTTGCATACTATTTCCTATTGGCAATCTTCCCGCTATTGATCTTCCTGCTGACACTGGTGCCACTGTTCCAGATCGACCAGCAGATGATTACACAATTCATACAGGATTATGCACCATCACAGATTTCCGACATGCTCGAAGGCGTCATTTCCGACGTCATGAGCGGTTCCAGCGGCGGCCTGCTCTCGGTCGGTCTGATTGTGACGTTGTGGTCTGCATCGAACGGCATGACCGCGCTCATGAATTCCTTTAATGTCGCCTATGATGTCGAAGACAACAGGAACTTCTTTGTAGCGAAATCATTATCCATAGTATTTACGATCATTCTTTCATTATCCGTATTACTTACTTTCGTATTGATCGTATTTGGAGAACAGATCGGCAACCTCATGTTCGGAACCATCGGGCTGGATCAGCAGTTCCAGACGGTATGGAGCTGGGTAAGAAGTCTGCTTCCTGTACTGCTTGTGTTCATCGTCTTCGTCGTCATCTATACGACAGCCCCGAACATCAAGCTGCAGATCAAGGCGGTCATACCAGGCGCCATATTCACGACAATCGCCTTCCTGCTCGCTTCATGGGGATTCAGCATCTATACTTCCAACTTCAGTAACTACAACGCAACATACGGTGCTATCTCTGGTGTCATCATTCTGATATTATGGTTGTATATCACCGGGATCATCATCATACTCGGTGCCCAGATCAACGCCATTATGCATAAGCGTGCAATGAGAAAACAAAGAGAGGGAAATGCGAACAATGAGTCTACTGCATGA
- a CDS encoding beta-class carbonic anhydrase, producing MSLLHDLLEFNEQFVNSKEYEKYVTTKSPDKKLVLISCMDTRLTELSTKALGLKNGDIKHIQNAGAVISHPYGSTMRSILVAVYMLGADEVMVMGHHDCGFGALKPEPMIDNMKQRGITEETFETLEHSDIDITNWLKGFDSVEESITESVGKIKHHPLMVADVPVHGTVINPENGKVDLVVNGYKS from the coding sequence ATGAGTCTACTGCATGATCTGCTTGAATTCAACGAACAGTTTGTAAACAGCAAGGAATACGAGAAATATGTAACGACCAAATCACCGGACAAGAAGCTCGTCCTCATCTCCTGCATGGACACGCGCCTTACGGAGCTTTCGACGAAAGCCCTTGGCCTGAAAAATGGAGACATCAAGCATATCCAGAATGCCGGCGCGGTCATCTCCCATCCATACGGGAGTACAATGCGCAGCATACTCGTCGCCGTCTATATGCTCGGTGCCGATGAAGTCATGGTCATGGGACACCACGACTGCGGATTCGGTGCACTGAAACCCGAACCGATGATCGACAACATGAAGCAGCGCGGCATCACCGAGGAGACTTTCGAGACGCTTGAGCATTCGGACATAGACATCACAAATTGGCTGAAAGGTTTTGACAGCGTCGAAGAGAGCATCACGGAAAGCGTTGGAAAGATCAAGCATCATCCCCTGATGGTTGCTGATGTTCCTGTCCATGGTACGGTCATCAATCCTGAAAACGGGAAGGTCGACCTTGTCGTCAATGGATACAAAAGCTAG
- the map gene encoding type I methionyl aminopeptidase, producing MIIKTDEEMKQLEEIGQICGKVLKELVETTKAGMTTKEIDDLGGRLLEEMGAESAPISEYEFPGYTCISVNEEVAHGIPGNRVVNEGDIVNIDVSAKKNGYFADTGVSFVVGTSTDPLKQKVVDVCEASFEEALKKIKPGTKVSQIGRAVHKVARQNGLTVIKNLTGHGVGKSLHDAPKHIMNYYEPGNSELLREGMVIAVEPFISSKAAFVTDGKNDWAFETKDGSYVAQKEHTIVVTKEGPKLLTLIED from the coding sequence ATGATCATTAAAACTGATGAAGAAATGAAGCAGCTCGAAGAAATCGGGCAGATTTGCGGCAAAGTGCTGAAGGAACTTGTCGAAACGACGAAAGCGGGAATGACGACGAAGGAAATCGATGATCTTGGGGGCAGGCTCCTTGAAGAGATGGGCGCCGAAAGTGCACCGATCAGTGAATACGAATTTCCAGGCTACACATGTATCAGTGTGAACGAAGAGGTCGCACACGGCATTCCAGGCAATCGTGTCGTCAATGAAGGGGATATCGTCAATATCGACGTATCTGCCAAGAAGAATGGCTATTTCGCAGATACCGGCGTATCCTTTGTCGTTGGTACATCCACAGATCCATTGAAGCAAAAAGTTGTGGACGTGTGCGAGGCATCATTCGAGGAAGCCTTGAAGAAGATCAAGCCCGGCACCAAAGTCAGCCAGATTGGACGCGCCGTGCACAAAGTGGCGAGGCAGAACGGTCTGACGGTAATCAAGAACCTCACAGGGCATGGTGTGGGAAAAAGTCTCCACGATGCACCGAAGCATATAATGAACTACTATGAACCAGGAAACAGCGAACTGCTGAGGGAAGGCATGGTCATCGCAGTGGAACCTTTCATCTCCTCGAAAGCCGCTTTTGTCACAGATGGCAAGAACGACTGGGCATTTGAAACAAAGGATGGCAGCTATGTTGCCCAGAAAGAACATACGATTGTTGTTACAAAAGAAGGACCGAAACTGCTGACACTGATTGAAGACTAG
- a CDS encoding FUSC family protein — protein sequence MKFDIRKIIGPRIIKTGLSTFLTALICMALDLPPIFAVITAIVTIEPTAYASLKKAYVRFPASIIGAFIAVASLYIFGENAFTYSLAATLTILVTYRLNLHSGVLVAAITAVAMVPSVQDAYIFNFLSRLATTTIGLATSTLINFLILPPKYAGQIEEITKSTTRQTHSLLIQRLRELIAGNYESDRSERAYTKVQNAITDAEKLLKYQQDEYRYHKSNREEMRLMNQLERELQFKKLYFTHLGNLIYLPEDISMKFTSQETAAVEEIIDYLNRDLDELTMTNSAVRFIRRHIRDLDEEVDAFKIHILYEIIIIYQMVVQHHKAGASAHKKVPTNSRPKNKTT from the coding sequence ATGAAATTTGACATCCGTAAAATCATCGGTCCAAGAATCATAAAAACGGGACTATCAACCTTTCTGACGGCCCTGATCTGCATGGCGCTCGACCTGCCGCCGATCTTCGCCGTCATCACGGCAATCGTCACAATCGAACCGACGGCGTATGCCTCCCTGAAAAAGGCATATGTACGTTTCCCGGCATCCATCATCGGTGCCTTCATTGCGGTCGCGTCCCTGTACATCTTCGGCGAGAATGCATTCACCTATTCTCTGGCAGCGACACTGACCATCCTCGTCACATATCGGCTGAACCTGCATTCAGGCGTCCTGGTTGCAGCCATTACTGCAGTCGCCATGGTGCCTTCGGTGCAGGATGCCTATATCTTCAATTTCCTGTCCAGACTGGCAACCACGACCATCGGCCTTGCGACAAGCACCCTGATCAACTTTCTGATACTGCCGCCGAAGTATGCCGGGCAGATAGAGGAGATTACAAAATCGACGACCAGGCAGACCCATAGTCTTTTGATCCAGAGGCTCCGGGAACTGATTGCCGGCAACTATGAATCGGATAGGAGCGAGAGGGCATATACCAAAGTACAGAATGCCATCACCGATGCCGAAAAACTGCTCAAATATCAGCAGGATGAATACCGGTATCACAAATCGAATCGTGAAGAGATGCGCCTGATGAACCAGCTGGAGCGCGAGCTTCAGTTCAAAAAGCTCTATTTCACCCATCTCGGCAACCTGATCTATCTGCCTGAAGACATCTCGATGAAATTCACTTCCCAGGAAACGGCGGCAGTCGAAGAGATCATCGACTACCTCAACCGTGATCTTGACGAACTGACGATGACCAATTCCGCCGTCCGCTTCATCAGACGCCATATCAGGGATCTGGATGAAGAGGTGGATGCCTTCAAGATCCATATCCTCTACGAAATCATCATCATCTATCAGATGGTCGTGCAGCACCATAAGGCAGGTGCCAGTGCACATAAAAAGGTGCCGACCAACAGCCGGCCCAAAAATAAAACTACATGA
- the dinB gene encoding DNA polymerase IV codes for MERRIIHIDMDAFYAQVEQRDNPSYRGKPVIVGGKSASRGVVATASYEARKFGVHSAMPTKQAYKLCPDGIYVRPRFDQYKAVSKQIMDIFLSYTEIVEPLSLDEAYLDITHLVSRDRSAQSVALDIQRDIFDATSLTSSSGISYNKYLAKIASGMNKPAGTTVIHYDNVQDILFGLDIGDFPGVGRVTEEKMKSLDIHTGEDLYQWSEASLIQQFGKKGSSLHQKARGLGTSELKVERIRKSIGKETTFNYDINDDEEILRVIGELCHKVSDRLELQQYAGKVVTVKMKTADYVTHSRQMMTNNPVFTEDEVYRYAYSLYHELKDPDVPIRLIGVTVSQLSDRTYRNLTIYDFM; via the coding sequence ATGGAGAGAAGAATCATTCATATCGATATGGATGCTTTCTATGCCCAGGTGGAGCAGCGTGACAATCCGTCATACCGGGGGAAACCGGTCATCGTCGGCGGCAAGTCCGCAAGCCGGGGTGTGGTGGCGACAGCGAGCTACGAAGCGAGGAAATTCGGTGTGCACTCGGCGATGCCGACAAAGCAGGCGTACAAGCTCTGTCCGGATGGTATATATGTCAGGCCACGGTTCGACCAGTACAAGGCGGTTTCAAAACAGATCATGGACATCTTCCTTTCCTATACTGAAATAGTGGAGCCCCTGTCACTGGATGAAGCATACTTGGACATCACCCACCTCGTTTCAAGGGATCGTTCAGCACAGTCGGTGGCACTGGATATACAGCGGGATATTTTTGATGCGACAAGCCTCACATCATCAAGCGGCATATCATACAATAAATACTTGGCCAAGATCGCCTCGGGCATGAACAAGCCGGCCGGTACGACGGTCATCCACTACGATAATGTACAGGACATCCTTTTTGGTCTTGATATCGGAGATTTCCCCGGAGTGGGGCGTGTGACCGAAGAAAAGATGAAATCACTGGACATCCATACAGGGGAGGACCTGTACCAATGGAGTGAAGCTTCGCTCATCCAGCAGTTCGGGAAGAAGGGGTCGAGCCTCCATCAGAAGGCCAGGGGCCTCGGCACCTCCGAACTCAAGGTCGAACGGATCAGAAAGTCGATCGGGAAAGAGACGACTTTCAATTATGACATCAATGACGATGAGGAAATATTGAGGGTGATTGGGGAATTGTGCCATAAGGTGAGTGACAGGCTCGAACTGCAACAATATGCAGGAAAGGTGGTCACCGTCAAAATGAAGACGGCAGACTATGTTACGCATTCCAGGCAGATGATGACGAACAATCCGGTCTTTACGGAAGACGAGGTGTATCGTTATGCCTATAGCCTCTATCATGAACTGAAAGACCCCGATGTGCCCATCAGGCTCATCGGGGTGACTGTGTCGCAGCTTTCTGACAGGACATACCGCAACTTGACAATCTACGACTTCATGTAG
- a CDS encoding DUF3267 domain-containing protein, with the protein MENKYVLDIFKDTSAMKVLNILSISITILSFIAFYLMDLFLVDGAGSALIGMEYFGVVGAVLLIMAILFAIITMHEGIHGLFFKLFAPKGRVRFGYKSGLFYATAPGEIFTRRQFVIVILMPFVVITSVMLIMMFTVPHGAYKYLLALHTGACAGDFYYVYLIMKHRNMEYVEDTEVGMTMYEAYPADS; encoded by the coding sequence TTGGAAAACAAATATGTACTCGACATCTTCAAGGACACGTCTGCCATGAAGGTGTTGAATATCCTGTCCATATCAATCACCATTCTGTCCTTCATAGCGTTCTACCTTATGGACCTCTTCCTGGTCGATGGTGCAGGGTCCGCTCTGATCGGAATGGAATATTTCGGTGTCGTCGGTGCGGTCCTCCTGATTATGGCGATCCTGTTTGCGATCATCACCATGCATGAAGGCATCCATGGCCTGTTCTTCAAACTCTTCGCGCCCAAAGGCAGGGTGCGGTTCGGCTACAAGTCTGGACTGTTCTATGCCACAGCGCCGGGGGAGATATTTACGAGAAGGCAGTTCGTGATCGTGATCCTGATGCCATTCGTCGTCATCACTTCTGTGATGCTGATCATGATGTTCACAGTGCCCCACGGGGCCTACAAATATCTGCTGGCACTCCATACGGGTGCTTGTGCGGGCGACTTCTACTATGTGTATCTTATAATGAAGCACCGGAATATGGAATATGTGGAAGACACCGAAGTCGGCATGACGATGTATGAAGCTTATCCTGCAGATTCATGA
- a CDS encoding NAD(P)/FAD-dependent oxidoreductase produces the protein MASFTIVGGGIAGASTAYHLASSGHQVTVYDRADTGQATDASAGIICPWVSQRRNKKWYRLVKESAKYYPDFIARLQEETGLDTGYRREGSISLFKDDHIQSLAYDRIRSKQPDAPEMGEVRMVSREEVKRMHPHLTGLYPGVFVEGGGQVKGASLLKALRAGFLKHGGQWITADFDAEKAEGTVIYATGAWGIEQDTDPKIRHQRSEVLHFRLKDGNNENHTPVVMALGPIYIVEMGMNQYAIGTTHEDTESFSAEPSEENYEYLRGLAHRYFPDSEIEDVKMMVGLKPYTRDFLPFLGHIEKDVFVINGMGATGLTASPLVGREVARHLNGEGTTLDISDYSYI, from the coding sequence ATGGCAAGTTTTACAATCGTCGGCGGCGGCATCGCCGGTGCCTCGACAGCCTATCATCTGGCCAGCTCGGGACACCAGGTCACAGTATATGACCGCGCCGATACCGGCCAGGCTACAGATGCCTCCGCCGGAATCATATGCCCCTGGGTCAGCCAGAGAAGAAACAAGAAATGGTACCGTCTGGTCAAGGAAAGCGCCAAATACTATCCTGATTTCATTGCACGGCTCCAGGAGGAGACGGGGCTCGATACCGGCTACCGGCGGGAAGGATCGATCAGCCTGTTCAAGGATGACCACATACAAAGTCTCGCCTACGACAGGATCCGGTCAAAACAGCCGGATGCACCGGAGATGGGTGAGGTCCGCATGGTCTCGAGGGAAGAAGTGAAGCGGATGCATCCACACCTGACCGGCCTCTACCCTGGCGTATTCGTCGAAGGCGGCGGACAGGTGAAGGGGGCCAGCCTGCTCAAGGCGTTGAGGGCAGGGTTCCTGAAACATGGCGGCCAATGGATCACTGCAGATTTCGATGCTGAAAAGGCCGAAGGCACCGTCATCTATGCCACAGGTGCATGGGGCATAGAACAGGATACAGATCCGAAAATCCGCCATCAGCGGTCGGAAGTTCTGCATTTCAGACTCAAGGATGGAAACAATGAAAACCACACCCCTGTCGTCATGGCCCTCGGTCCAATCTATATCGTCGAGATGGGCATGAACCAGTACGCAATCGGTACAACACATGAGGATACCGAGAGCTTCTCGGCAGAACCTTCCGAGGAGAACTATGAATACCTGCGGGGACTCGCCCACCGCTACTTCCCCGATTCCGAAATCGAAGATGTCAAAATGATGGTCGGGCTCAAGCCCTATACACGGGACTTCCTGCCTTTCCTCGGCCATATAGAAAAAGACGTTTTCGTCATCAATGGCATGGGAGCGACCGGTCTGACGGCGAGCCCCCTCGTCGGCCGGGAAGTCGCCAGGCATCTGAACGGTGAAGGAACGACGCTCGACATAAGCGACTACTCATATATTTAA
- a CDS encoding Ohr family peroxiredoxin codes for MKPLYEVTMINTGGREGEVHSEDNSFSMNVKQPKQMSGEDTKETNPEQLFAAAYSACFNSALDGVLKKAKEENADRVVKATARLLKDESDGGFKLSAEIEVEFDGVEQDKAQQYVEDAHELCPYSKMSRDGIEVELKGTTK; via the coding sequence ATGAAACCTTTATATGAGGTAACAATGATCAACACTGGCGGTAGAGAAGGCGAAGTTCATAGTGAAGACAATTCATTTTCAATGAATGTCAAGCAACCGAAGCAGATGTCGGGAGAAGATACTAAGGAAACGAACCCGGAACAACTTTTCGCAGCAGCATACAGTGCATGCTTCAACAGTGCGCTTGATGGTGTTCTGAAGAAGGCGAAAGAGGAAAATGCCGACCGTGTGGTCAAAGCGACGGCAAGACTCTTGAAGGACGAATCGGACGGCGGCTTCAAGCTCTCAGCTGAGATCGAAGTGGAATTCGATGGAGTGGAGCAGGACAAAGCCCAACAATATGTGGAAGACGCGCATGAATTATGCCCATACTCCAAGATGTCCCGTGATGGCATCGAAGTGGAGCTCAAAGGCACAACAAAATAA